The following are encoded together in the Ranitomeya imitator isolate aRanImi1 chromosome 4, aRanImi1.pri, whole genome shotgun sequence genome:
- the LOC138676823 gene encoding uncharacterized protein, translating into MAGRKRDPIWVHFVEMPAADLGKKGARAKCKYCQKDIQGLVCRLKSHYENCNQKGNEDVDSDTTNVNEPPQLLMHQEPSTRSNMACAARDNQYLGTTSTKQPKKKLCVQSVEKFILKTTTSQKEHFDELIAKFIFATNSSFRLVEHPLFVQMIEGIRPGYKPPSRFDISGKHLQAVYDIERAACTKYLKDKVVNMSLDGWSNIHNDPIICTCVTTEDSETYLTDTINTSGNSHTAEYLLEIAKNSIHQCQEQFGCKVRSLVTDNASNVAKMRAELAHEDDTNVITYGCSAHLLHLLAKDLHISGVKEHVVEIVKYFRNNHFAHATYKEMGGLKLVLPQDVRWNTLADCLEMFINNWSKLLSICETHRDKIDANIRSKVLNLGVKRNAEDLLERLKPISIALDKMQKDTATIADATEVWKDLEGSLDRLNLSNNVKVAIQHRKDQALKEEHYLANILHPIYRGKKLSEAEINSAMEWLANTNHDIVATVLKLKCESAPFQKYMFADNVVNELKPLDWWKSQSLVLPAKIINLATQLLTASASSAGVERLFSSFGFVHTTVRNRLGTAKAGQLVFLLKVLNKQ; encoded by the exons ATGGCAGGTCGTAAGAGAGACCCTATTTGGGTTCATTTTGTTgagatgccagcagcagatcttggaaAGAAAGGTGCAAGAGCAAAGTGCAAATACTGTCAAAAGGATATCCAAGGACTTGTTTGCCGTTTGAAATCACATTATGAAAACTGCAACCAGAAGGGAAATGAAGATGTTGATAGTGATACAACTAATGTCAATGAACCCCCACAGCTTCTTATGCACCAGGAGCCTAGTACTA GGTCAAATATGGCTTGTGCTGCACGTGACAATCAATATCTGGGTACAACTTCAACAAAGCAGCCCAAAAAAAAACTTTGCGTGCAAAGTGTAGAAAAATTCATCTTAAAGACTACGACGAGCCAGAAAGAACATTTTGATGAATTAATTGCTAAATTCATATTTGCAACCAATTCTTCTTTCCGACTAGTTGAGCACCCATTGTTTGTACAAATGATCGAAGGAATTAGACCAGGCTACAAACCACCAAGTAGATTTGATATCTCAGGAAAACATCTTCAGGCTGTATACGACATAGAAAGAGCGGCTTGTACAAAATATTTGAAAGACAAGGTTGTTAACATGAGCTTGGATGGTTGGAGCAACATCCACAACGACCCCATAATTTGCACTTGTGTCACAACAGAAGATAGTGAAACTTACCTTACAGACACAATCAACACATCTGGAAATTCACATACTGCTGAATATTTACTTGAAATTGCTAAGAACTCAATTCACCAATGCCAAGAACAGTTTGGATGTAAAGTAAGGAGCTTAGTTACTGATAACGCAAGCAATGTGGCAAAAATGCGAGCGGAACTGGCACATGAGGATGACACAAATGTCATTACATACGGTTGTTCTGCCCATTTGTTGCATCTTTTGGCAAAAGACCTGCATATTTCGGGTGTCAAGGAACATGTTGTAGAAATTGTTAAATATTTCCGCAATAATCATTTTGCACATGCAACCTACAAGGAAATGGGAGGACTGAAGTTGGTTctaccacaagatgttagatggaataccttggctgactgcttggaaatgtttattaacaactggtcaaaattactgtccatTTGCGAAACACATCGGGATAAAATTGATGCTAATATACGAAGCAAAGTATTAAATCTTGGTGTGAAGAGAAATGCCGAGGACCTTTTGGAAAGGTTAAAGCCAATATCGATTGCGTTGGATAAAATGCAGAAAGATACTGCAACCATAGCTGATGCCACAGAAGTTTGGAAAGATTTAGAAGGTTCTCTAGATCGCTTGAACCTCTCAAACAATGTAAAGGTTGCAATACAGCACCGCAAGGACCAAGCATTAAAAGAAGAACACTATTTAGCCAATATCTTGCATCCCATCTACAGAGGGAAAAAATTATCTGAGGCGGAAATCAACTCTGCAATGGAGTGGCTCGCCAATACTAACCATGACATTGTGGCAACTGTGCTGAAATTGAAGTGTGAATCTGCACCATTTCAAAAATACATGTTTGCAGATAACGTCGTTAATGAACTAAAACCACTGGACTGGTGGAAGTCGCAATCACTTGTTCTTCCAGCAAAGATAATAAATCTAGCTACTCAGCTACTGACTGCATCGGCTTCATCCGCAGGAGTAGAGAGATTGTTTTCTTCATTTGGTTTTGTGCACACAACAGTCCGAAACCGCTTAGGAACTGCTAAAGCAGGACAACTGGTTTTCCTATTAAAAGTCCTAAATAAACagtag